The Drosophila suzukii chromosome X, CBGP_Dsuzu_IsoJpt1.0, whole genome shotgun sequence DNA window CAATTCGGGCACTCCGGATAGGGCCAGCATCTATGACATGAACTACGAGATCTCCGTATAACCCGTGGTGGTGCCCGTGCTTCTGATGCCGCCACCCGCCAGCCAAGCTCCGGGCGCAGCAGTGGCTGCTccagctgctgcagctgctaCAGTTGCCATGGCCAGCGCTCCAATGCAGCCACAGGGGCAGTTTTACAATGCCCAACTGGAGCCGGCTGCCTATGCATGCGTTCCTGTCCTGCCCTTGAAACCGATAAGCAATGGAATAGGAACCAATAGCCATCAGcaccaccatcatcatcaccagcagcagcagcagcatcaccAACATCCGCACCAGAAcatccaaaaccaaaaccacAACCAGAACCAGAACAAACGAAAATTTTCAACCTTCTTTTAGAGGGGGAGACTAgcatgtttttttaattttttttttttataacgAATGATTTGAAAGAGCGCTATATAGAGAGGTGTATCTAAACCCAGAGCTATTTACACCAGATGTGTGTGTATATAAGTTGCACTGCTGTTGTAGCTATCTCTAAACTTTAAGTAATTTTATTATGTAATTTTTATGCTTGtttttatgattattttttaaagcacTTTGGAAGACCATTTACATGATCGGATTTCAAAAGAAATTATTTATACTTTTAATGCtttttatacatacatatgatcGAAACCGAGAAAATAGAGTGGAGATGAAGAGAATATGAGATAAATTGAATTACGGGCAAGAGGAAAAATACAGTGCGTTTCATGAGGGAGAAACACCAAAGCATGTGCAATGACACGCACTGTGTTCGTCCTGCCGATCTGCTAAATCTATTATACATATAGTACACACATATATGGAAACCTTTTGCAATCAACTTGAAAATCGCCAAAATTTGTACGTCTTTGTCTGTATGtgtgcctgtctgtctgtgcaTGTGTGTGTTTAACATTAgtctttataaatttatatctATTTATGCCATATAATGTATATAGGATGTGCTACGTCAGGGCCCAGGTGCAGAGAACTTTGTCATTTGTGTACATAGGTGAAGAAGTTGGAGGGagacggaggaggaggaacCGATTTGTGCTTAGAATACAGAGAAAGATTATATAATGTGGTGGCGAATTTAGAGGGTCCAGGGACCCCAGATCTGGACGGATGTTGTATTTCTTTGCTACGGGTTGTGCGAAGCAACTCCTAATCCATGAAAATCTGTAAATAGAACCCCGTTTTGTAAGAACTACCTCCCTCCTCTCCATTATTCCTCAGTCCAGTGAAGCGAAAGGTCAAGTCGCGACAGTGCAGGGACAGTGCGTTTCGGGGCCGTATAATTGCTATACGTATTTATTCAGCAACCTAAGGTTTCATTCGAAGTCATGCTATAAGTTAAACGCACCTTATTTCTCGCTCAGGATATTGATTAGAGGCAAATGTCATTTTCACTTTCACTTTCACAAACAACCCCCTTACAGCCCCGAAACGCACTGTCCCCCGGTTCGTTACACACTCCCAGtagagttttatatttttttcttccCATCATTTACTTAGAATTCGTAAGAGAGAGCCCTAATCTGGAACCGCGATTTTCGGTCCGTGTAACTTGAATGTCGTCCAATTTAAATCAGTTTTGATTTTCCTGTACATAGGTGTAATAACGAATAACGCATGAGAATTCATCGGTTCGAGACTACCAACTACGTACGACGCCTGCTTGCCTCTATAGGCACCCCAACTTTGTTGTTATGTTTTTAAGTGAACTTAGCTTTTATACCGATCCccaaatgtgtgtgtgttcttAGATCAATTCAAAGGCATGTTTCAGTTCGATTTTTTGGCTCGTTTGGTTTATTCGAAAGGCAAATGGCAAATTTCTAGCGATAATATCTGTAAGAAAGTTAGCTGTACACACGACACTCACGCGATCGATCGAGAAGGAGAGAGAATTATACATGTGTAAGGCGATCCATCCCGAATCAGACCCCCTCTTCCCAGCCCCATAGATCATGAGAATTTGCAAGGATCAAAACTTGTATAGACTATGCAATGAGGTGGGCGACCTAGGTTTCTGGGGCGGCGATTTTCGCCTCTAAATTCGATTTCTTCCACAAGCATTATTTGGTTTTTTGTCCATATATTTACTAGGATTTCCAATTATCGAATATTAACTTCCAGTTACAGAGATTTTGGTGAACATATTGCTGCCCCGGCCACGTATTTCGCACGCCTTATATTACGGATCAAGAGTATATATTATACACACGTATATTTAAGCGTTTTTTGCTAACACATTAATTCATGAATTTGCAacaatatttaatataaataccGAAATGCATAtacaaacaacaaaaaaagaacaaaaaacaaaagaaaaatcGAGAAAAACAAAAGTGTAATGTAAAATGTAACGAGAAAGTAAAAAACAAACGGAAGAAATTGTTTTAGATTTTTATaccaaatttaattaatgTAAAACCAcgaattgtttattttttgtataccCCGTAACCCCCGCCAGAATGAGAGAAATCCCTGCCAGAGAAATCCTCGAGTtctaaattgtttttttttgtattgaATACTTATGTAATTTGTAAATTATATGACAAGTAATCAAATAGCAAGCATAAACAGCAAGGCAATTAATaaacaatacaaataaaaatgcaaaatgaaGTCGATGTTTTCATGTTTATTTATCCTTTGAATTGAGCAAAGTGAAACAAAGTGGTTTGGCGAGAATtgttcaaaaattaaaattttcagGCTTGATTGCCAATCGATTGTCAAATTTCCTAATTTCGGCCACCAGGCGAACATAAACGTTTAGTAGGTGTAAAACGATCAGCTGATTAGCCTAATCCAAGTTTACTCAGAGATGCTCTCGTGATTTCTTCCTTTTGGCACGGCCTAAGCAAATTCATAGGACTTAACTGTTATTTCGTGACAAGCTCGTGACAAGCTGGTGACACGGTCATGGTTGCTCATCTCTGGTCTGCGTTTGGCTCGCAACTAACGGTTCTTTCCCATGGAGATCAGATCCTATTGGTCAGTGGGAGGAGGGGAAATATGTAAAGGGCCGCCATCTTGAAAATGAACAGCTGTTTAAGTACACTTTTGGCTACCAGCTGCCACTTGCTAAGTTTTCTGTTTGCCTGGTGTCTGAGACCAAGAAACTAAATTTCAGACCTCATTGAAATGTCAATAATAGAAATCAGAAGTCCAAAATACCTTATTTGCTCGTCAAGAAAATGGTCGAATTGCTTGGTTTCTTAATTTCAGACACCAGGCGAACATAAACGTTTAGTAGGTGTAAAACGATCAGCTGATTAGCTTAATTCAAGCTTAGTTAGAGATGCCCCAGTGATTTCTTCCTTTTGGCACGGCCTAAGCAAATTCATAGGACTTAACTGTTACTTCATGCATATCGTGACAAGCTTGTGACAAAATCGTTACAAGCTCGTGATAAGCTGGTGACACGGCCATGGTCGCTCATCTCTGGTCTGCGTTTGTCTCACAACTTACGGTCCTTTCCAATGGAGATCAATTCCTATTGGTCAGTTGGGGGAGGGGAAATTGTAAAAGGGCGCCATCTTGAAAATCAACAGTTACTTAAGTTACTTGCTAAAAGTACCAGCTGCCACTTGCTAAGTTTTCTGTTTGCCTGGTGTCTGAGAACCAAAAATCCAGTTTTTGGACTGAAAAAATGTTACGAAGCCTTTAAATTTGTTAAAGTAAACTAGCgatttttcaatttcaaacaCCAGGTGAACAGGAAAATTCGTAGGTGGCCAACGATTAGTTTTTAAGGCCTTACTAGAGGTGTGCTACTTCAAAAAATGTAGGGCCTTTTGTTGCCGACCAAGGGATTGGCCCATCTCTAGTCCGCTTCTACTAAACTAACGGTTTCCTTCCAGTAAGAACATGTTAACGCCCAGTAGTCACTTGCTAAGGATTATGTTGGCCTGGTGTCAAAGATCAAGAACTTAGCCGTAAAACTCGCAAGTGAATTTTGTCAGGAAAATTCCACCATTTTATTTGAGTGGTTTGATTTTAAGCGATTTGTGCGTTTTTTCCATTGTAacttgttaaaaaaaattgaaagacATTAGCTTACAAAAGCAGTTTTTCAGCTTCCGCTGTacaatttattgttttttactTCAAATCGATTTATAGACTCAATTCAGGCTTAACTAAAATTGGAATTATCAACACTGTGTTCAACATAAACTTAAACTAGGGGATCTCAAAATTGCACTAAAGAAGGGAGGACGTGAAGATCTGCTTCAGGATGTGAGGTAGCTTGGTGAGGTCCAGGCAGACGTAGCTCTGTCCCGCCGGCATTTCCGCATTGATTCTGgaagaaaggaaaagagacaGTTGGAActgttttttaaaaagttttaggAGTAGATAATACTT harbors:
- the LOC139353340 gene encoding one cut domain family member 2-like — its product is MPPPASQAPGAAVAAPAAAAATVAMASAPMQPQGQFYNAQLEPAAYACVPVLPLKPISNGIGTNSHQHHHHHHQQQQQHHQHPHQNIQNQNHNQNQNKRKFSTFF